AAACTTATTATTTAATACCCAAGCTACTCGTTTCCATTCAATAGGTTTCTCCAGCGAGTGGAGAACACATAATATCTCATTAATTCATAGATTTTATCTACAGTTTCCATTCAATAGGTTTCTCCAGCGAGTGGAGAACTCGAACATCTCGAATGCGGCGATTATTGGGATTGGGTTTCCATTCAATAGGTTTCTCCAGCGAGTGGAGAACTGCCGGCTCCAGAACCCTTGCTGCGTTTGCTTTTCAAGGGTCGATTTCGCCGATCGCCTCAAAAATATCATTTCAGCCTCTGGCTTGTCAATAATTCACCCCCCAAAATCGCCTCAAACCCTTACCCAGAGCCACGGTGCGGATCGGCATCAACGATAAAACGCTTGAAACACAGACTAGGACTCGCATACAGCCTCAATTTTCCCACTTCCCGTTTCTACACCACCCGATCCGCACCCCAGTTGGGTGACGAGGTGACGGGGTGACGGGGTGACGAGGGGACACCGGATAAAAATCTTACCCCCAGTTTTAACCTTGTCAAAGTCGTGCTAATTGGTGTCAACTTAAGCTTAATCCCCCTCTCACCTAGCCGCCTTGGGTTCAAACCCAAGGCTAATAACTTAAGTCATCTAAAGATGACTCGGAAATTCAGATGTCTCCAACCCGTTTCAACGGGTTTCAGCTATTAGCCAGGAACTTAAGTTCCTGGCGGGCTAAGTCTTTCACTACCATTTTCTAACCCAATTAGGCTACCCCTTAACGCACACGACTTGCTTCAAAGTTGCCACAACTTCGACTAAATCCGATTGCTGCTGCATTACTTCATCAATTGACTTATAAGCGCCGGGAATTTCATCGATAATGCCGTAATCTTTACGACATTCTACGCCGTTGGTTTGTTCGAGCAAATCGTCTAAAGTAAACTCTCGTTTCGCTTTAGCGCGAGACATTTTTCGTCCCGCTCCGTGGCTGCACGAACAGTAACTTTCTAAGTTACCTTTCCCTTTAACGATGTAAGATTTCGTTCCCATCGAGCCGGGAATAATGCCGTAATCATTTTCCTGCGCTCGCACTGCGCCTTTGCGCGTCACGTAGACATCTTCGCCGAAATGCACTTCTTTTTCGGCGTAGTTGTGGTGGCAGTTCACCTCCAGTAAGGGTTTCATTGGTTTGCCGCCCGCCAGGTGTTTTTCAACCACTTTCTGGAAGCGCGCCATCATCACGTTGCGATTGAAGCGGGCGTAGTCTTGCGCCCATTGCAAATCGTGCCAATAAGCGTGGAAATTGGGCGAAGCGGCGACAAAGTAGGCTAAATCGGGGTCGGGAAGATAAGTTTGCATCATTTTCGCGAGTTCTTTAGCGGTGCTGATGTGGCACTGGGCGAGGACGTTGCCGATATTGCGCGAACCGGAGTGCAGCATTAACCAAACGTTCTCTTCGGTATCGAGGCAAACTTCGATGAAATGGTTTCCGCCGCCGAGGGAACCCATTTGTTTCATGGCTTTGCCTTTTAAGTCTTGTACGCCGCGATGCAGTTCTTTGAAGTCCGCCCACCCTTGCCAGTTACCGGCTTTTTTTTCAACTTCTTTGTTTTCGTTGAAACCGACGGGAATAACTGCCTCGAGATCGAGACGAATTTTTTTCAGTTTGTCGTCGAGTTTTTGGGCGTTATAAGGCGTTTTTACTGCCATCATGCCGCAACCGATATCGACTCCAACCGCAGCCGGAATTAAGGCATCTTTCGTGGCAACGACGGAACCGACAAGCGCCCCTTTACCGAGGTGTACGTCGGGCATGAGGGCGACGTGCTTGAAGACGAAGGGCAGAGAGGCGACGTTTTTCGCCATCTGAATTTCTTCGGAACCGAGGGGATGTCCCGCCCAAGAAAGAACGGGTTTGGCAGTAGAAACGGGGAGTTTTTCGTAAGCCATGATTTTAGCGGAGGGTTTATGGGCAGGATGCGAAGAATTTGTTTTAGTGTAGCATGACTGAATTATAATTGTAAACTCAAAACTCGGTTTCTTCAATAAACTGGGTTTTGAGGGTTTAAGCGTTGAAAGCTAAAATTAGGTCTCAAACGGGCAATAATTTTGGAGATGAGGGTAGAGACGTTAAATTTAACGCCTCTACGTTGATGTTTGTTGTGGCTTATAATAAAGATGTCGCTTTTTAAGCACCTAAGCAAATTTATTTACACATCACTCTACGCCAGAACCTTTGTAAATCAAGAGTTTCAGCGATCTAGAACAGGTAATTTATTTTGCATAAGTGCTTAAGTTCGTCCTCTTCACTCCCTCGACTTCTCGATTTTTTTGATGGCGCGATCGATTTCTGGCAGGCGCAATTGTAGTACAGAAATTTTACTCCAGAGCCGATGCGCGATCGCGGGGAAGCCGGAAACGGTTTGTCCGGGGGGAACATCGCGCATCACCCCAGATTTTGCCGACGCGATCGCGCCGTCGCCAATGCTAATATCGTTACCAACCCCGGCTTGTCCGGCAAGAATGACGCGATCGCCAATTTTCGCACGTCCTGCCAATCCAACCTGCGCCGACATCATACACCCCGCTCCGACGCGGCAGCCATGCCCGATTTGCACGAGGTTATCGATTTTGGTATTGCGTCCGATGCGCGTTTCTCCTACCGGCGGGCGATCGACAGCGCTACCGCAGCCCACTTCTACCCCATCTTCTAATACGGTAATCCCCGACTGCTCCATTTTGATCCAACCTTTAGAAGTGGGAACGAACCCGAATCCTTCCGCCCCAATCACGGCGCTGCTTTGAATGATGCAATCGGCTCCGATGCGGGTGCGTTCGTGGATGGTGCAGTTAGCATGAAGGAGGGTGCGATCGCCGATTTCCACATCGGGATATATCACAACGTTGGCTAAAATACAAACATCGTTGCCAATCTTAACATTCGCATCGATAAAAACGCGCGCCCCGATCGCGCAATTCTCGCCAATCATCGCCGTCGGATCGATAATCGCGGTAGGATGAATCCCTGGTTGTGGGCGGTAGGGCTGATAAAAGAGCTTGACAGCGCTCGCAAAGAGGTATTTAGGATCTGAAGCAGCAATCCAGGGAATTCCGCGCGCGATCGCTGCCTGCTGCAAACGCTCATCGCAAGGTAGAATTAACGCACTCGCTCCCGTCGTCTCCAGCATCGCCGCATACTTTCCCCCCTCAATATACGCGATCGTTCCCAAAGTTGCCTCCTCCACCGATGCAACCCCCGTAACTTTAGGGTTAAGATCGGGATAAGCAGTGAGGCTAGAGCCTTTCACTGTTGAATCAGACAAATTTTTGACAAGTTCGCTAAATTGCATTGTCGATATCGATCGCATTAGGTTTGCAACAATGGGTATTTCATTACAAAAAGGACAACGAGTTTCACTAGAAAAAGTTGCCCCCGGATTAAAAGCAGCCTTCGTCGGGTTGGGATGGGACGTAAAAGCAACAGATACGGGACACGATTTCGATCTCGATAGTTCCGTTTTCCTGCTCGGAGCCAATGAAAAGATTTTATCCGACCAACACTTCATTTTTTACAATAACCTAACCAGTCCCGATCCCGACCAATCTGTCAGACATATGGGAGACAATCTCACCGGAGCGGGCGAAGGCGACGACGAAGCGGTTATTGTCGATTTGCGAAAAGTTCCCGCAGACGTTGAAAAAATCGTTTTTGTCGTCACCATTCACGAAGCAGAAAGGCGCGGGCAAAACTTCGGACAAGTTCACAACGCCTTCGTGCGCTTAGTCGATGTGGAAAGCAAGAAAGAAGTGTTGCGTTACGATTTAGTTGAAGATTATTCAATTGAAACCGCCTTAATTATGGCAGAACTTTACCGTAAAGATGGCGAATGGCGAATGAATGCTGTTGGTGCGGGATATCAAGGCGGATTGCAAGCACTCCTAGACCGATATAATTAATTCGTAATTCGTAATTCGTAATTCGTAATTCAGCGCCTTATCCCTCGATTGAATTCTTACGAATTACGAAAAACCTCTGGAAACTGCTATTGTGTTATAACGGAGAGAGGGCGTAGCACTGCTATGCCCCTACTTTTTCCTAGTCTGTGAGGGCAAGATGGTACAAGCACCCGTCAAACTCGAAACCCTTCCCTTAATCGTTTCAACCGGAATAAACTTTTATGTTACCGAGAAGCAATTTGAGGAATTAACCGTATTAAATCGCGATTTAAGATTGGAAAGAACGGCAGAAGGAGAATTAATTGTGAGTCCTCCAACAGGATGGGAAACAGGGGAAAGTAATGTCAGACTTTCGACTCGATTATGTGTTTGGTGGGAAGAAAGTGGCGAACCAGGGAAAGTTTTCGATTCCTCCACTGGATTTCGCCTTCCTAATGGTGCAATTCGTTCGCCCGATGCTTCTTGGGTGAGTGCCGAACGTTGGCAGGCTTTAACAACCGAACAAAAAGGAACATTTGCCGAAACTTGTCCCGATTTTGTGGTTGAATTGCGCTCTCGTTCCGACTCGCGATCGACACTGCAAGCGAAAATGCAAGAATATCTTGAAAATGGGGCAAGATTGGGTTGGTTAATCGACCCCTTTTCCCGACAAGTAGAAATTTATTCCCCAAATCGAGAGGTCGAAATCCTCGAAAATCCAACTGAAGTATCAGCAGAAGCGATTTTACCGGGATTTATTTTAAACTTAACGCGGATTTGGGGAGAATTATAGGGGGCGCGCTCCCGCAAAAATCACCCGGACGGCGTGCAAAAATTTCCAATCATTCTCGATTGAGGGCGTGTTATCGAGCTTAATTTTAAATTTAAATGAAGTTTGAGGGGACTATTCCCGAAATTATGGTTCTCTAGCTTGAAGCTCGATCATAGAGCGGCTTGCGTAACTTTTACAGCAGAGCGCAGGTTTAAAAGAAAATAAGCACAAAGCTTGGAGGAAGAAAAATGGCAATTAATCTACAAAAAGGACAGCGAATTTCTTTAGCAAAAGAAGCACCGGGTTTGACGCGATTAATGTGCGGTTTAGGATGGGATGTTGCCAAGCAAGGTGGCTTTTTGGGGATATTTGGCGGCGGCGGCAGTAACTTCGATCTCGACTCCTCGGTGATTTGTTTGAATGCTAATGAAAAACTTTCCAATAACAAAGATGTTATCTATTTTGGAAATTTACGTCATAGTTCCGGCGCAATTACTCATTTGGGCGATAACTTAACGGGAGCAGGTGAAGGAGATGATGAAGAGATTCTGATCGATCTGCCCGCCGTTCCCGGAACCATTAACAAATTAGTAATTGTGGTCAATATTTATCAGTGCGTGTCGCGGGGTCAAGATTTCGGGCAGGTGAATAATGCCTTTGTTCGTTTGGTCGATCTTGCGAATAATAAAGAAATTGCTCGCTATAATTTATCGGGGCGCGAGTATGAGGGAAGAACGGGAATGATTATGGCAGAGATCTATCGCCAAAATGGGGATTGGAAAATGGCAGCAATTGGTGAGGGCATTCGGGCGAATGGATTAGAAGAAATTGTCAGACCTTATAGCTGAGATCGGCTCGGTTTGAGTAAATGATGAGTCCTTCCGGGTAAAAAGTAGAAGGCTTTTTGCCCGGAAGGATTGACGTTAAAGCTAGAAATTCTCCGTTCCTTTGGCGGGTTCTACTGCACCGGGTTTATTCACGAACAAATTACCCGCTTCGTCGTTCGGATAAATACAAGAAATATCCGGCGATTGGCTGTCGAGGGAACCCGTAAAGCCAAAGGTATTCATCCGGTTTTTACAATCGGCAACCTGCTCGTGACTGACGAGTTTTTGATTTTCGAGGAGACCCCAGTTATTGGTGCGCAAAACGCATCCCGGCTTCATTTTCGGTTGCGTAACGAAGACTTTAAAAGGATTAAGCGTGACAAAAACGCGCATATCGGTCACGATCGCGCTAGCACCGTATTGTTGACAAAACTCTGGATTGGGCGCGCTGCGATCGATAACAATACTGGAGGTAACGTTTTTGGGATCGTTGTTGTTATTGAGGCTTAAAATAATTCCGAGCGCGATCCCCAAGA
This Oscillatoria sp. FACHB-1406 DNA region includes the following protein-coding sequences:
- a CDS encoding DUF3172 domain-containing protein gives rise to the protein MKRRPPASYDRSYDTDYDRDRAYERPSSRSTPASKGSFFNMNYGTLALLGGVLILGIALGIILSLNNNNDPKNVTSSIVIDRSAPNPEFCQQYGASAIVTDMRVFVTLNPFKVFVTQPKMKPGCVLRTNNWGLLENQKLVSHEQVADCKNRMNTFGFTGSLDSQSPDISCIYPNDEAGNLFVNKPGAVEPAKGTENF
- a CDS encoding RtcB family protein, which encodes MAYEKLPVSTAKPVLSWAGHPLGSEEIQMAKNVASLPFVFKHVALMPDVHLGKGALVGSVVATKDALIPAAVGVDIGCGMMAVKTPYNAQKLDDKLKKIRLDLEAVIPVGFNENKEVEKKAGNWQGWADFKELHRGVQDLKGKAMKQMGSLGGGNHFIEVCLDTEENVWLMLHSGSRNIGNVLAQCHISTAKELAKMMQTYLPDPDLAYFVAASPNFHAYWHDLQWAQDYARFNRNVMMARFQKVVEKHLAGGKPMKPLLEVNCHHNYAEKEVHFGEDVYVTRKGAVRAQENDYGIIPGSMGTKSYIVKGKGNLESYCSCSHGAGRKMSRAKAKREFTLDDLLEQTNGVECRKDYGIIDEIPGAYKSIDEVMQQQSDLVEVVATLKQVVCVKG
- a CDS encoding TerD family protein, with the translated sequence MGISLQKGQRVSLEKVAPGLKAAFVGLGWDVKATDTGHDFDLDSSVFLLGANEKILSDQHFIFYNNLTSPDPDQSVRHMGDNLTGAGEGDDEAVIVDLRKVPADVEKIVFVVTIHEAERRGQNFGQVHNAFVRLVDVESKKEVLRYDLVEDYSIETALIMAELYRKDGEWRMNAVGAGYQGGLQALLDRYN
- the lpxD gene encoding UDP-3-O-(3-hydroxymyristoyl)glucosamine N-acyltransferase, encoding MQFSELVKNLSDSTVKGSSLTAYPDLNPKVTGVASVEEATLGTIAYIEGGKYAAMLETTGASALILPCDERLQQAAIARGIPWIAASDPKYLFASAVKLFYQPYRPQPGIHPTAIIDPTAMIGENCAIGARVFIDANVKIGNDVCILANVVIYPDVEIGDRTLLHANCTIHERTRIGADCIIQSSAVIGAEGFGFVPTSKGWIKMEQSGITVLEDGVEVGCGSAVDRPPVGETRIGRNTKIDNLVQIGHGCRVGAGCMMSAQVGLAGRAKIGDRVILAGQAGVGNDISIGDGAIASAKSGVMRDVPPGQTVSGFPAIAHRLWSKISVLQLRLPEIDRAIKKIEKSRE
- a CDS encoding Uma2 family endonuclease; amino-acid sequence: MVQAPVKLETLPLIVSTGINFYVTEKQFEELTVLNRDLRLERTAEGELIVSPPTGWETGESNVRLSTRLCVWWEESGEPGKVFDSSTGFRLPNGAIRSPDASWVSAERWQALTTEQKGTFAETCPDFVVELRSRSDSRSTLQAKMQEYLENGARLGWLIDPFSRQVEIYSPNREVEILENPTEVSAEAILPGFILNLTRIWGEL
- a CDS encoding TerD family protein, which codes for MAINLQKGQRISLAKEAPGLTRLMCGLGWDVAKQGGFLGIFGGGGSNFDLDSSVICLNANEKLSNNKDVIYFGNLRHSSGAITHLGDNLTGAGEGDDEEILIDLPAVPGTINKLVIVVNIYQCVSRGQDFGQVNNAFVRLVDLANNKEIARYNLSGREYEGRTGMIMAEIYRQNGDWKMAAIGEGIRANGLEEIVRPYS